The window GTATACAGCTGCAGGACGATCTAGGCCTGCAAAACGAAGCCCTGGCAGTAAAATCTTCCCGCTTCAACGAGCAGAATATTCTTTTTCACCGGCAGGAAAACAAGCTGAACTCACTGTTGCAGGAGATCGGCTTTAAGGAGCAATCGCTGCAGAGCAGTCAGGAGCGTATAAGCCGCAACAACAGCGCCCTTGCAGATACAGAGTCAGAGATTGAAGGCCTGATGCAGCGGGGCGAGCTGGGCGATGAGGAGCTTTTGGCCATGTATGCCGAAAAGGAATCTATTGAAGCTGGTGTAAACGAAGCAGAACGCAACTACTATGAGGTCCGTGGGCTGATCGATACCCTTGAAAAAGAAGCAAGAGAATTACAGCGCCGCCGCGAAAGCAGCCAGTCGCTGATCATGGAGCTGCAAAACCGACAGAATGAGTACAAACTGCAGCTCACCAGCATTAAAGAACGCCTCTCGATAGAATTTAATGTAGAAGCTGAAGAGTTGATGGAGCAGGCTGCAGAAGAAGAGCTACTCAGCGAGGCAGAGCTGCAGCAGGAAGTGCGTTCGGTGCGTGAGAAAATAGATAAGATCGGCCCCATCAACCCAATGGCCATGGAGGCTTACCAGGAAATTCTGGAACGCCATCAGTTTATCATAGCCCAGCGCGATGACCTGCTTGCCGCACAGGACTCCCTGATGGAAACCATGGGCCAGCTGGATTCCGCTGCAAAGGAAGCTTTCTTAAGCGCCTTTTACCAGATCAAAGAGCACTTCATCAAAGTGTTCCGCTCACTCTTTACCGAAGAAGATGACTGCGACCTGCGCCTGACCGACCCCGATAACCCTCTGGAAACCACCATCGATATTATTGCCAAACCCAAAGGCAAGCGGCCCCTCACCATCAACCAGTTATCCGGTGGTGAGAAGACGCTTACCGCCACCTCTCTCCTCTTCAGTATATACCTGCTGAAGCCGGCACCTTTCTGTATTTTCGATGAAGTAGATGCCCCGCTGGACGATGCCAACATTGACAAGTTCAACAACATCATCCGCAAATTTTCGCAGGAGTCTCAGTTCATCATCGTTACCCACAACAAACGCACCATGGCCAGCACCGACATCATGTACGGCGTTACCATGCTGGAGCAGGGTGTATCCCGGGTGGTACCTGTGGATTTGAGGGAGCTGGAGGTAGAGTATTAATGGGGTATGGGGTATCGGCTTGTCGGTGCTATAGCTGACTTCGTGGCCTCTTCAAGTTTAATAATTGATGGTAAAAGGTAAATGGAGGTTAAGCGAACAAGGCTCCTGCTCTTTAGTACTGTCCCACCGCTCATACCTCATACCTCATACAAACATTTTTATTACTGCAGGAGACATTCTTTTGGAAGAAATGGTAAATTCAGCACAGATTTAAGTTTAATATATTTTCTAAACAAAATCTGCTTTGCTCACTATGCAAGACAGAAGATATGCCTCAGATTTACGTAAGCTGCAGATAGAGTTGGTGCGGATGCAGCGTTGGGTACAGGAAACACATCAGCGGGTGCTGATCATCTTCGAGGGAAGGGATACAGCTGGTAAAGGAGGCGCAATCTTCCGTTTTACTCATTTTCTGAACCCCCGGGCCATGCGTATTGTAGCCCTGCCCAAACCAACCGAACTCGAAAAAGAGCAATGGTACTTTCAGCGTTACCTGAAGGAGCTGCCAAATGCCGGCGAGATTGTGTTCTTTGACCGCAGCTGGTACAACAGAGCCGTGGTGGAGCCAGTGATGGGCTTCTGTAGCGAGGGCCAGTACCAGCTGTTTCTCAAACAGGTTCCTCATGTAGAACAGATGCTTATTGAAGATGGCGTTAAGCTCATTAAGTTCTGGTTCAGCATTGATATTGAAGAACAAAAGCGCAGGCTTACCGAGCGGCAGATCAATCCGCTGAAGCAGTGGAAAATCAGTTCGGTAGATATGCAGGCCCAGCAAAAATGGCATGAATTTACCCGCTACAAGGAGCTGATGTTTGAAGCAACCCATACCCCCTACAGCCCCTGGGTAATCCTGAAAGGCAACGACAAGGCAAAAGCCAGGCTGGAATCGATTCGCTATGTACTGTCACAGATTAAGTTTCCGCAGCGGGGCCTCACGGGCGCCAACCTGGAGCCCGATCCTAGCATTATTCAGCAATATCAGCACATGCCTGCCAGCTATGTTGCCAATTTGCACATCCCTACAAAACCAGGCTTAGATGATTAACCAAAGTGCCTCCTCAGCAGGAGGAAACAAAGGTGTTCAGGCTAATCCAGTAGATCAGGCCTGATAAAATGACCTTGCCCGCTCAGTGGAAAGTCTGCAAAAGCACTAAAATCTTTATTTTACCCTTATTGAAAGGTTATTCGCTACTTTCAATTTTTTTGGGTGCATTTTTAATAGAAATTTGTCAGGTTGCGTTTAGCTTTTTAGATTCAACACCCGATTATGAAAAAGAATTATATCATCCTCTTCTTTACTGCCTGCATTTTACTGGCTTGTGCTCCCTCTCAGATTATTAAAACAAGCATGCGGGTAACAGTGCTCGACGAACTTGGCAATCCTGTAGAAGGCGCCAGTGTACTGCTCTATGGAAACGAAGCCGATTACCGTAGCTCCAAAAATCCGGCTGCGCCCAAGGCAGTTACCAACAACAAAGGCATTGCCAAAGTAAATGAGCTGGAGGCTAAATCTTATTTCATTGATGTTCGCAAGGGCGATAAAAACAACATTGGTGGTGGCATTCAGACAGATACGCTACAGACCAGCCGCATCAATAAAATCAATGTTATCATTGAATAAAGCTTTAATCGCATGACGCGAAATCATTTGCTGGCCGAGCTACGCCTGTACAAACCCTACAGCCAGCGCGAACAGGAACATTTAAGAAAAATTACCAGCTTGCTGGAACGTGAGGGTGATTGCTTTTTACGCAGCCGGGCCGACGGGCATTTCACAGCCTCTGCCTGGGTGGTTTCTCCAGACCTGCAGCAGGTGCTGCTGATGCACCACCGCAAGCTTGACAAGTGGCTGCAGCCGGGAGGTCATGCCGATGGCGACACCAACCTGCCGGGAGTAGCCCTGCGCGAAGCACACGAAGAAAGTGGCCTCACGAGCCTGCGCCTGCTCCGTACAGAAATTTTTGATGTTGATGTACATCCGATCCCAGCCAGAGGGGATGAAAAGGAGCATTACCATTATGATCTACGCTACCTCCTCACAGCTAATCCCAACGAAAAACTGCTTCCGAATGGCGAGAGCAAAGGTTTTGCCTGGGTATCAGTACATGAGGTAGAAAAGCTCACGGCTGCCAATCCCTCCATTCTGCGCATGGTGAACAAAACCCTGCAGCTGCCGGTAGTTGGTATATAGTTTTGCTAAAAAGGTGCACGCTGCAGAACAGCGTTTAGCGATACTTTTATTTATTAGAGAAGCGTGCTAATATTATATTTTGATAGATTGCACTGCTTTTCCAGCCCTACAACTC of the Flammeovirgaceae bacterium 311 genome contains:
- a CDS encoding NUDIX hydrolase (COG0494 NTP pyrophosphohydrolases including oxidative damage repair enzymes) — encoded protein: MTRNHLLAELRLYKPYSQREQEHLRKITSLLEREGDCFLRSRADGHFTASAWVVSPDLQQVLLMHHRKLDKWLQPGGHADGDTNLPGVALREAHEESGLTSLRLLRTEIFDVDVHPIPARGDEKEHYHYDLRYLLTANPNEKLLPNGESKGFAWVSVHEVEKLTAANPSILRMVNKTLQLPVVGI
- a CDS encoding PvdS (COG2326 Uncharacterized conserved protein), encoding MQDRRYASDLRKLQIELVRMQRWVQETHQRVLIIFEGRDTAGKGGAIFRFTHFLNPRAMRIVALPKPTELEKEQWYFQRYLKELPNAGEIVFFDRSWYNRAVVEPVMGFCSEGQYQLFLKQVPHVEQMLIEDGVKLIKFWFSIDIEEQKRRLTERQINPLKQWKISSVDMQAQQKWHEFTRYKELMFEATHTPYSPWVILKGNDKAKARLESIRYVLSQIKFPQRGLTGANLEPDPSIIQQYQHMPASYVANLHIPTKPGLDD